In one Nicotiana tomentosiformis chromosome 6, ASM39032v3, whole genome shotgun sequence genomic region, the following are encoded:
- the LOC138894603 gene encoding uncharacterized protein, with the protein MEDFLTTEDYELWTIVNQGPLIPTKQNAQSETVPKDPSEFVAAYSRMMEKNAKTKKILICGLGHDEYNRIYVCFNAMHIWDALQTAHEGTNQVKRSRIELLMRNYELFSLKESKAIQDMMTRFTIITNELKSLENVFTLEELVSKVLRILPASWESKVIAIQEAKKMDKTSLDELVGNLKTHEMR; encoded by the coding sequence ATGGAAGATTTCTTGACAACTGAAGACTATGAACTATGGACCATAGTAAACCAAGGTCCTTTGATTCCTACTAAACAAAATGCACAAAGTGAAACAGTTCCTAAGGACCCCTCCGAATTTGTGGCAGCATATTCcagaatgatggagaagaatgcaaagACTAAGAAAATCCTTATATGTGGACTTGGTCATGATGAGTACAATAGAATTTATGTTTGCTTTAATGCAATGCATATTTGGGATGCACTCCAAACTGCTCATGAAGGAACAAATCAAGTTAAGAGATCAAGAATTGAACTACTCATGAGAAATTATGAGCTTTTCTCCTTGAAGGAATCTAAGGCCATCCAGGATATGATGACTAGGTTTACTATAATAACTAATGAACTGAAATCACTTGAAAATGTGTTTACCTTAGAAGAGCTGGTTAGCAAAGTTCTAAGAATCCTTCCAGCTTCATGGGAATCAAAAGTCATTGCAATCCAAGAAGCCAAGAAAATGGATAAAACctcacttgatgagttggttggaaacttaaaaactcatgaaatgagaTAG
- the LOC104101346 gene encoding uncharacterized protein yields MYENLENANYELSRLSKWHRSSDALNLLNENISTNKSEIGYRKHVPKFDPKYIGMFDNKMCSHCGRVGHFRDTCPALIHDQFGIAKNMKNAEEPKVNPPIHTKWIKTAKVKATLRKSVKKVPETATQSNSRVKESMIQGESGIDTTDQVSYSASKLNVLASAINFSPLDTLPHTSEKSPVEKLMVEENTRGLGKEVDATVVEPVVEGEGCKVPVQKKTSDGLNISWTKDEEDEEGDKEEEAIKNEGVSGYEKESDTKDKIGEQANNSTQEKNLSEKDEVFESEGEVQEKVGESEEGNNESEEEEWNGSEESEGSMLIGNTAIAPSEEIGAEMRAQEPGSLLAPFTRDDVPLSEVGKKLRKTNEKATKITVSTRKKVVPPARTPLTRSKRKVVDAQIMKESKSAKKPKKKVSIVEHVVEVD; encoded by the exons ATGTATGAGAACCTGGAAAATGCTAATTATGAACTCTCTAGACTAAGCAAATGGCATAGATCTTCTGATGCCTTGAATTTGCTGAATGAAAATATTAGCACTAACAAATCTGAAATTGGCTACAGAAAACATGTCCCTAAGTTTGACCCAAAGTATATAGGAATGTTTGATAATAAAATGTGTTCTCATTGTGGAAGAGTAGGACATTTTAGAGACACATGCCCTGCCTTAATTCATGATCAGTTTGGTATTGCTAAAAATATGAAGAATGCAGAGGAGCCAAAGGTTAATCCTCCTATCCATACTAAGTGGATTAAG ACAGCAAAGGTCAAAGCAACTTTAAGAAAATCTGTCAAGAAAGTGCCCGAGACTGCTACGCAAAGTAACTCTAGAGTCAAGGAATCTATGATTCAGGGGGAATCAGGTATAGACACTACTGATCAGGTATCATATTCTGCGTCCAAGTTAAATGTTTTGGCTTCTGCTATTAATTTTTCACCCCTAGACACTCTTCCACATACGAGTGAGAAATCACCAGTAGAGAAACTCATGGTAGAAGAAAATACAAGGGGCTTGGGAAAGGAGGTAGATGCAACGGTTGTGGAGCCTGTGGTTGAGGGGGAAGGATGTAAAGTACCAGTACAAAAGAAGACATCTGATGGCCTTAATATTAGCTGGACTAAGGATGAGGAAGATGAGGAAGGTGATAAGGAAGAAGAAGCT ATTAAGAATGAGGGAGTATCTGGATATGAGAAGGAGAGTGATACAAAGGATAAGATAGGTGAACAAGCTAATAATTCTACACAAGAAAAAAATCTGAGTGAAAAAGATGAGGTTTTTGAAAGTGAGGGAGAGGTTCAAGAAAAGGTAGGTGAGAGTGAAGAAGGTAATAATGAGAGTGAGGAAGAAGAATGGAATGGGAGTGAGGAATCTGAAGGCTCTATGCTAATTGGAAACACTGCCATAGCCCCTTCAGAAGAAATTGGTGCGGAGATGAGGGCTCAAGAACCTGGGTCTCTGTTGGCTCCCTTCACTAGAGATGATGTACCACTATCTGAGGTAGGGAAGAAGCTCAGAAAGACTAATGAGAAAGCTACAAAGATAACAGTTTCAACAAGGAAAAAAGTGGTTCCTCCTGCTAGAACTCCTCTCACAAGGAGTAAAAGAAAGGTTGTCGATGCACAAATCATGAAGGAGTCCAAAAGTGCAAAGAAGCCAAAGAAGAAGGTTTCAATTGTGGAACATGTTGTTGAGGTAGATTGA
- the LOC138894604 gene encoding uncharacterized protein, translating into MKDFLIVEDYELWSIVNQGPLIPTKQNAQSETVPKDPSEFVAAYSRMMEKNAKTKKILICGLGHNEYNRIYMCFNAMYIWDALQTAHEGTYQVKRSRIELLMRNYELFSLKESKAIQDMMTRFTIIINELKSLGKVFTLEELVSKVLRILPASWESKVTAIQEAKEMNKTSLDELVGNLKTHEMR; encoded by the coding sequence ATGAAAGATTTCTTGATAGTTGAAGACTATGAACTATGGTCCATAGTAAACCAAGGTCCTTTGATTCCTACTAAACAAAATGCACAAAGTGAAACAGTTCCTAAGGACCCCTCCGAATTTGTGGCAGCATATTCcagaatgatggagaagaatgcaaagACTAAGAAAATCCTTATATGTGGACTTGGTCATAATGAGTACAATAGAATTTATATGTGCTTTAATGCAATGTATATTTGGGATGCACTCCAAACTGCTCATGAAGGAACATATCAAGTGAAGAGATCAAGAATTGAACTACTCATGAGAAACTATGAGCTTTTCTCCTTGAAGGAATCTAAGGCCATCCAAGATATGATGACTAGGTTCACTATAATAATCAATGAACTGAAATCACTTGGAAAGGTGTTTACCTTAGAAGAGCTAGTTAGCAAAGTTCTAAGAATCCTTCCAGCTTCATGGGAATCAAAAGTCACTGCAATCCAAGAAGCCAAGGAAATGAATAAAACctcacttgatgagttggttggaaacttaaaaactcatgaaatgagaTAG
- the LOC104089084 gene encoding FCS-Like Zinc finger 1-like, translating to MGSVPKRRRFCFLDRNDGLASLAEMETGFSANHQHNHNPLISRPLYLQRRSLKNLSSITSPRLASGKRFYETRFDEPQPHFLEACFLCKKALGDNTDIFMYRGDTPFCSEECRQEQIEMDEAKEKKLNLSASVKALRKNDQRKSTSSNETAQDYPLHRGTVAAA from the exons ATGGGCTCTGTACCAAAAAGAAGACGGTTCTGTTTTCTTGACAGAAACGATGGCCTTGCCTCTTTAGCTGAAATGGAAACTGGTTTTTCAGCAAACCATCAGCACAATCACAACCCATTGATTTCTAGGCCTCTTTATTTACAAAGGAGGAGTTTGAAGAATCTTTCTTCCATTACATCTCCAAGATTAGCCAGTGGGAAAAGGTTTTATGAAACTAGATTTGACGAACCACAACCCCATTTCTTGGAAGCTTGTTTTCTTTGCAAAAAAGCACTTGGTGATAACACAGACATATTCATGTACAG AGGAGACACTCCATTCTGTAGTGAAGAGTGCAGGCAAGAACAGATAGAAATGGATGAAGCCAAAGAGAAAAAATTGAATCTTTCAGCTTCTGTAAAGGCCTTGAGAAAAAATGACCAGAGAAAGTCCACTTCTTCCAATGAAACTGCACAAGATTACCCTTTACACAGAGGCACTGTTGCTGCAGCTTGA